The Candidatus Eisenbacteria bacterium genome contains a region encoding:
- a CDS encoding stage 0 sporulation protein, which yields MPDIVQVSLRGTRKEFFLNSRNLWLRLGDRIVVQGEHGETLGKVFLKDPALVALKQPRNVSREIIRRAEEEDLDQDDHNTRLEDEAFEFARKRIEARELDMELSEVEVAFKRNRITFFFTAERRVDFRDLVKDLAARFQTRIELRQIGVRDQAKRLDGCGPCGRAFCCSTWMKGFHPVTLRMAREQQLSLNPSKISGACGRLMCCLSYELAQYRDSAAKLPPVGAKLATGKGVCTVFRVEPYGERIWIRDDEGGEHQISMDDLPPGPYHKCGDCHCGAKEPKRGDDGPPAES from the coding sequence ATGCCGGACATCGTCCAGGTCTCCCTGCGCGGGACGCGCAAGGAGTTCTTCCTCAACAGCCGCAACCTGTGGCTGCGGCTCGGCGACCGCATCGTCGTCCAGGGCGAACACGGGGAGACGCTGGGCAAAGTGTTCCTCAAGGACCCGGCCCTGGTCGCGCTCAAGCAGCCGCGCAACGTCAGCCGCGAGATCATCCGCCGCGCCGAGGAGGAGGACCTCGACCAGGACGATCACAACACCCGGCTGGAGGACGAGGCCTTCGAGTTCGCGCGCAAGCGCATCGAGGCGCGCGAGCTCGACATGGAACTGTCCGAGGTCGAGGTCGCGTTCAAGCGCAACCGCATCACCTTCTTCTTCACCGCCGAGCGCCGCGTGGACTTCCGCGACCTGGTGAAGGATCTCGCGGCGCGCTTCCAGACCCGCATCGAGCTGCGCCAGATCGGCGTGCGTGACCAGGCGAAGCGGCTCGACGGCTGCGGCCCGTGCGGCCGCGCGTTCTGCTGCTCGACGTGGATGAAGGGCTTTCATCCGGTCACGCTGCGCATGGCGCGCGAGCAGCAGCTGTCGCTCAACCCGAGCAAGATCTCCGGCGCCTGCGGCCGGCTCATGTGCTGCCTGTCGTACGAGCTGGCGCAGTACCGCGACAGCGCCGCCAAGCTGCCGCCGGTCGGAGCGAAGCTCGCGACGGGCAAGGGCGTCTGCACGGTGTTCCGCGTCGAGCCCTACGGCGAACGGATCTGGATCCGCGACGACGAGGGCGGCGAACACCAGATCTCCATGGACGACCTGCCGCCCGGCCCCTACCACAAGTGCGGGGACTGTCACTGCGGCGCGAAGGAACCGAAGCGCGGCGACGACGGCCCGCCGGCGGAGTCGTAA
- a CDS encoding ABC transporter permease, whose protein sequence is MHAFYFREAWRSFKAHRGLALTTVFSLTAALTLSALFLLVSWNASQALRAIGDRREMVVYLKDETTDADVQALQEKIGELFGAATYVSRQQAWDEFSQQVGDADLLRAVDTNPLPASLRVKLKPELQNFVSMDASAKQIGAMPGVEAVRFGGEWVRRLDAVDAGARNAALAVGLLVALAIVFVLHNTLRLTVLARRQQVEIMSRLGASDRFVATPFLLEALLQTLLASLVALGLIFALQQVLAPRIEGLVFLPPLWSGAFLGGSLLLTWAVSAIALARVLRSSGA, encoded by the coding sequence GTGCACGCGTTCTACTTCCGTGAAGCCTGGCGCTCCTTCAAGGCCCACCGCGGCCTCGCGCTGACGACCGTCTTCTCGCTCACCGCCGCGCTCACGCTGAGCGCGCTGTTCCTGCTCGTCAGCTGGAACGCCAGCCAGGCGCTGCGCGCGATCGGCGACCGGCGCGAAATGGTCGTGTACCTCAAGGACGAGACCACCGACGCCGACGTCCAGGCCCTGCAGGAAAAGATCGGTGAGCTGTTCGGCGCCGCGACCTACGTGAGCCGCCAGCAGGCCTGGGACGAGTTCTCGCAGCAGGTCGGCGACGCCGATCTGCTGCGCGCGGTGGACACCAACCCGCTTCCCGCCTCGCTGCGCGTCAAGCTCAAGCCCGAACTGCAGAACTTCGTCTCGATGGACGCGAGCGCGAAGCAGATCGGAGCGATGCCCGGCGTCGAGGCCGTCCGCTTCGGCGGCGAGTGGGTGCGGCGCCTCGACGCGGTGGACGCGGGCGCGCGCAACGCCGCTCTCGCCGTCGGCCTGCTGGTGGCGCTGGCGATCGTCTTCGTCCTGCACAACACCCTGCGCCTCACGGTGCTCGCGCGCCGCCAGCAGGTCGAGATCATGTCCCGGCTCGGCGCCAGCGACCGCTTCGTCGCCACACCCTTCCTGCTCGAGGCGCTGCTGCAGACGCTGCTCGCTTCGCTGGTCGCGCTCGGGTTGATCTTCGCGCTCCAGCAGGTGCTCGCACCGCGGATCGAGGGGCTGGTGTTCCTGCCGCCGCTCTGGTCCGGGGCGTTCCTCGGCGGCTCGCTGCTGCTGACCTGGGCCGTCTCGGCCATCGCGCTCGCGCGCGTGCTGCGGTCGTCGGGCGCATGA
- a CDS encoding ABC transporter ATP-binding protein, with protein MVVPVVETHGLRRRFGAKLAVADLSLSLRRGEIFGFLGPNGAGKTTSLKMLLGLLEPSGGRGTLLGRPIGDRAARAKVGFLPEHFRFQDWLTGRELLRLHGGLYGLSGPDLERRAGALLERVDLHEAADRRLREYSKGMLQRAGLAAALLNDPEVVFLDEPTSGLDPLGRLLVRDLMRELRGRGVTVFLNSHLLGEVEQTCDRVVFLKEGRVVREHALGAEDSALEVELRAAGLDAAALADLARLGEVREEPGGWCVRVDDPARVPEMARVVVGRGARLHHLAARRTSLETMFLEVMGNDGRPG; from the coding sequence ATGGTCGTTCCGGTGGTCGAGACGCACGGGCTGCGCAGGCGGTTCGGCGCGAAGCTGGCGGTCGCGGATCTCTCCCTGTCGCTGCGGCGGGGGGAGATCTTCGGCTTCCTCGGCCCCAACGGCGCCGGCAAGACCACCTCGCTCAAGATGCTGCTCGGCCTGCTCGAGCCCAGTGGCGGCCGGGGCACGCTGCTCGGCCGGCCGATCGGTGACCGCGCCGCGCGCGCGAAGGTCGGCTTCCTGCCCGAGCACTTCCGCTTCCAGGACTGGCTCACCGGCCGCGAGCTGCTGCGGCTGCATGGCGGGCTTTACGGGCTTTCGGGTCCGGACCTCGAACGCCGCGCCGGCGCGCTGCTCGAGCGCGTGGACCTGCACGAGGCGGCGGACCGCAGGCTGCGCGAGTACAGCAAGGGCATGCTGCAGCGCGCCGGTCTGGCGGCCGCGCTGCTCAACGACCCGGAGGTCGTGTTCCTCGACGAGCCCACGTCCGGCCTCGACCCGCTCGGCCGGCTGCTGGTGCGCGATCTGATGCGCGAGCTGCGCGGGCGCGGCGTCACCGTGTTCCTCAACTCGCACCTGCTCGGCGAGGTCGAGCAGACCTGCGACCGCGTCGTGTTCCTCAAGGAGGGGCGCGTCGTGCGCGAACACGCGCTCGGCGCGGAGGACAGCGCGCTCGAAGTCGAGCTGCGCGCCGCGGGGCTCGACGCCGCGGCGCTCGCCGATCTGGCGCGCCTCGGCGAAGTGCGCGAGGAGCCGGGCGGCTGGTGCGTGCGCGTGGACGATCCGGCGCGCGTGCCCGAGATGGCGCGCGTCGTCGTCGGGCGCGGGGCGCGGCTGCACCACCTGGCCGCGCGGCGCACCTCGCTCGAGACGATGTTCCTCGAGGTGATGGGCAACGACGGGCGGCCGGGATGA
- a CDS encoding DUF302 domain-containing protein produces MQTIGTYAFQVTTKRGFDDAIARVTELLAEQGFGVLTEIDVKATLKKKLDLEVRPYRILGACNPPFAHQVLAAEPHVGVLLPCNVVVWDEGDHRVVAAMEPRVMSQVVANPVVQQVAGEVSERLHAVLEKLD; encoded by the coding sequence ATGCAGACCATCGGCACCTACGCCTTCCAGGTCACCACGAAGCGCGGCTTCGACGACGCCATCGCGCGCGTCACCGAGCTGCTCGCCGAGCAGGGCTTCGGCGTGCTCACCGAGATTGACGTCAAGGCCACGCTCAAGAAGAAGCTCGACCTCGAGGTGCGGCCGTACAGGATTCTCGGCGCCTGCAACCCGCCGTTCGCGCACCAGGTGCTCGCCGCCGAACCGCACGTCGGCGTGCTGCTGCCGTGCAACGTCGTCGTCTGGGACGAGGGCGACCACCGGGTCGTCGCGGCGATGGAGCCCCGGGTGATGTCGCAGGTCGTGGCGAATCCCGTGGTGCAGCAGGTCGCCGGCGAGGTCAGCGAGCGGCTGCACGCGGTGCTCGAAAAGCTCGACTGA
- a CDS encoding peptidoglycan DD-metalloendopeptidase family protein yields MKVRAAPALLLAALALGALAPAARVGAQDSLETAKKQELDEIRRQAAEKRKAAAALKPRETRAIGDLRRTERELSLSRNRLRKLQRRHQALGSQLEVTRANLERSIATLEVQRARLRARLRGMYMTGPARELEYLLSTGSFAQLLTRWDFLNMVAEQDRILLEDVRDQKEQVEANQHRLESNLSEVQVNQKRTSQESSKLASLRTEKAGTVKSIQSERQSYEAAAAELERTAKRIQSLLATLERRRREEAEKARSEGRNPQPYSGDFAKGIGQLEWPVRGSIVGQFGIETHPRFGTQIRNDGIDIAAPIGTAVQAVAKGRVDFANDDYEGMGGMIVLNHGDGYYTVYGHLDAVLVSSGQEVLPGTTIGRVGDAGSLKGPILHFEVRKGSAPQNPQTWLR; encoded by the coding sequence ATGAAGGTGCGCGCGGCCCCGGCCCTGCTGCTCGCGGCGCTCGCGCTGGGCGCGCTGGCGCCGGCCGCTCGCGTCGGCGCCCAGGACAGCCTCGAGACCGCGAAGAAGCAGGAGTTGGACGAGATCCGCCGCCAGGCGGCCGAGAAGCGCAAGGCCGCGGCCGCGCTCAAGCCCCGCGAGACGCGGGCGATCGGCGACCTGCGCCGCACCGAGCGCGAGCTGTCGCTGTCGCGCAACCGCCTGCGCAAACTGCAGCGCCGCCACCAGGCGCTCGGCTCGCAGCTCGAAGTGACGCGCGCCAATCTCGAGCGCAGCATCGCGACGCTCGAGGTGCAGCGCGCCCGCCTGCGCGCGCGGCTGCGCGGCATGTACATGACCGGGCCGGCGCGCGAGCTGGAATACCTGCTCTCGACCGGCTCGTTCGCCCAGCTGCTGACGCGCTGGGACTTCCTCAACATGGTCGCCGAGCAGGACCGCATCCTGCTCGAGGACGTGCGCGACCAGAAGGAGCAGGTCGAGGCGAACCAGCACCGGCTCGAGAGCAACCTGAGCGAGGTGCAGGTCAACCAGAAGCGCACGAGCCAGGAGTCGAGCAAGCTCGCCTCGCTGCGCACCGAGAAGGCGGGCACCGTGAAGAGCATCCAGTCGGAGCGGCAGTCGTACGAGGCCGCCGCCGCCGAACTGGAACGCACCGCGAAGCGCATCCAGTCGCTGCTCGCGACCCTCGAGCGCCGCCGGCGCGAGGAGGCCGAGAAGGCGCGCTCCGAGGGCCGCAACCCGCAGCCGTACAGCGGCGATTTCGCGAAGGGCATCGGCCAGCTCGAGTGGCCCGTGCGCGGCAGCATCGTCGGGCAGTTCGGGATCGAGACGCACCCGCGGTTCGGAACCCAGATCCGCAACGACGGAATCGACATCGCCGCGCCCATCGGCACCGCGGTCCAGGCGGTGGCGAAGGGCCGCGTGGACTTCGCGAACGACGACTACGAGGGCATGGGCGGCATGATCGTGCTGAACCACGGCGACGGGTACTACACCGTCTACGGGCACCTCGACGCCGTGCTGGTCTCGAGCGGCCAGGAGGTGCTCCCGGGCACGACCATCGGCCGCGTCGGCGACGCCGGCTCGCTCAAGGGCCCGATCCTGCATTTCGAGGTCCGCAAGGGCTCCGCGCCGCAGAATCCGCAGACCTGGCTGAGGTAG
- a CDS encoding ATP-binding cassette domain-containing protein, translating into MIAFEHVTKRYGERLALEDVSWRMDEGELVCVLGHSAAGKTTLLRLITHETQPTSGEVTVGTFRGRLSRGHRALLRRKLGVVYEDFRLLADRSVFENVALAVRIDGHFRDSEVLPRTLRALQEVGLHDKQTALPPELSFGERQRCAIARAIVNRPALILADEPTGALEPRSTNEVLELLKRVHGEGAALIIGTTRPEVAEAVGGRRLTLVEGRLYEGAAPASAPQGA; encoded by the coding sequence ATGATCGCGTTCGAGCACGTGACCAAGCGCTATGGAGAGCGCCTCGCGCTCGAGGACGTGTCCTGGCGCATGGACGAGGGCGAGCTGGTGTGCGTTCTCGGCCACAGCGCGGCCGGCAAGACGACGCTGCTGCGCCTCATCACCCACGAGACGCAGCCGACCTCCGGCGAGGTGACCGTCGGCACGTTCCGCGGCCGCCTCTCGCGCGGCCACCGCGCGCTGCTGCGCCGCAAGCTCGGCGTCGTCTACGAGGACTTCCGGCTGCTCGCCGACCGCAGCGTGTTCGAGAACGTCGCGCTCGCGGTGCGCATTGACGGTCACTTCCGCGACAGCGAGGTCCTCCCGCGCACGCTGCGGGCGCTGCAGGAGGTGGGCCTGCACGACAAGCAGACGGCGCTGCCGCCCGAGCTGTCGTTCGGCGAGCGCCAGCGCTGCGCCATCGCGCGCGCGATCGTCAACCGGCCGGCGCTGATCCTCGCCGACGAGCCGACCGGCGCGCTCGAGCCGCGCAGCACGAACGAGGTGCTCGAGCTGCTCAAGCGCGTCCACGGCGAGGGCGCGGCGCTCATCATCGGCACGACGCGGCCCGAGGTCGCCGAGGCCGTCGGCGGGCGGCGGCTCACGCTCGTCGAGGGGCGGCTGTACGAGGGCGCGGCCCCCGCCAGCGCGCCGCAGGGAGCCTGA
- a CDS encoding ABC transporter permease: MNGFLTITRLTLREAARRRVLLAGLIGACAFLLLYATGFHFVGREAAREGLQNELQRRLVLNLYTMVGLYAANFLSVLSAVLLPIDTLSGEIASGVLQTIAAKPVRRSGIVLGKWFGYWLVCAGYLLLTAGGVLAIARFLHGFAPPGVPAGLSLMLLEVTCLVSLSIAGGTRLSTVTNGVVAFGLYGLAFLGGWIEQVASMTGNVAARNIGTVTSLVIPTESLWQLAAHLMQPRIIAELHVTPFSMGAVPSPAMVVWAAAWAAALLLLAVRGFARRPL; the protein is encoded by the coding sequence ATGAACGGATTTCTCACCATCACCCGGCTCACGCTGCGGGAGGCCGCCCGCCGCCGGGTCCTGCTGGCCGGCCTGATCGGCGCGTGCGCGTTCCTGCTGCTGTACGCGACGGGATTCCACTTCGTGGGTCGCGAAGCCGCTCGTGAAGGGCTGCAGAACGAGCTGCAGCGCAGGCTGGTGCTCAACCTCTACACCATGGTCGGGCTCTACGCGGCGAACTTCCTGTCGGTGCTGTCGGCCGTGCTGCTGCCGATCGACACGCTGTCGGGCGAGATCGCCTCGGGCGTCCTGCAGACGATCGCGGCCAAGCCCGTTCGCCGCTCCGGGATCGTGCTCGGCAAGTGGTTCGGCTACTGGCTCGTGTGCGCGGGCTACCTGTTGCTCACGGCGGGCGGCGTGCTGGCCATTGCCCGCTTCCTGCACGGCTTCGCGCCGCCGGGCGTGCCCGCGGGCCTCTCGCTCATGCTGCTGGAGGTCACCTGCCTGGTCTCGCTTTCGATCGCGGGCGGCACGCGGCTTTCGACCGTCACGAACGGCGTGGTGGCGTTCGGACTCTACGGCCTGGCGTTCCTCGGCGGCTGGATCGAGCAGGTCGCGTCCATGACCGGCAACGTCGCGGCGCGGAACATCGGCACCGTCACGAGCCTGGTGATTCCGACCGAATCCCTGTGGCAGCTCGCCGCGCACCTCATGCAGCCCAGGATCATCGCCGAGCTGCACGTGACGCCGTTCTCGATGGGCGCGGTCCCGAGCCCTGCGATGGTCGTGTGGGCGGCCGCGTGGGCCGCGGCGCTGCTGCTGCTGGCCGTGCGCGGCTTCGCTCGGCGGCCGCTCTAG